One genomic window of Tatumella citrea includes the following:
- a CDS encoding N-formylglutamate amidohydrolase: protein MSEPLLYPDEPTAFTVTNPEGTSPFLILCDHAGKQIPRRLGSLGLNESDINRHIGWDIGALAVSKLLSESLDATLVSQTYSRLVIDCNRTPGVKSSIPLLSEDTVIPGNEGISAEQKEARRQEIFTPYHDQIRQILEQRRQRGQTTCILAMHSFTPVYLGVARPWHIGVLYNRLKAYPHALLDSLHQRNQWVIGDNEPYSVSDATDYALPQHAEKNGIPAVEIELRQDLIADSEGQQRWAADLDLLFREAWNNYPGEAN, encoded by the coding sequence GTGTCTGAACCGCTTTTATATCCGGATGAACCTACCGCCTTTACTGTAACGAACCCGGAAGGCACCTCACCCTTTCTTATCCTGTGTGACCATGCAGGTAAGCAAATCCCCCGCCGGCTTGGAAGCCTTGGCCTGAATGAGTCTGATATTAACCGGCACATTGGCTGGGATATTGGTGCACTTGCGGTTTCAAAACTGCTCAGTGAGTCTCTGGATGCGACATTAGTTTCCCAGACCTACTCACGGCTGGTTATCGACTGCAACCGGACTCCTGGTGTGAAAAGCTCCATTCCGCTGCTGTCTGAAGATACGGTGATCCCGGGCAATGAAGGGATCTCTGCGGAGCAAAAAGAAGCCCGCCGTCAGGAGATCTTCACTCCGTATCACGATCAGATCCGGCAGATCCTGGAACAACGGCGTCAGCGCGGTCAGACAACATGCATTCTGGCTATGCACAGTTTTACTCCGGTCTACCTGGGTGTCGCCCGCCCGTGGCATATCGGTGTATTGTATAACCGTCTGAAAGCGTATCCGCATGCTTTACTGGATAGCCTGCACCAGCGTAATCAGTGGGTGATTGGCGATAACGAGCCCTATTCGGTTTCAGATGCCACCGACTATGCGTTGCCACAACATGCTGAAAAGAATGGTATTCCTGCTGTGGAAATTGAACTACGCCAGGATTTAATTGCCGATAGCGAAGGGCAACAACGCTGGGCAGCGGATCTTGATCTTCTGTTCCGCGAAGCCTGGAACAACTATCCGGGCGAGGCAAACTAA
- a CDS encoding DUF6404 family protein, whose amino-acid sequence MKETVISFIFSAVFFAVFWGLAMWFWQWKKAHVKLPRAIIISVISGLLYAVFQLLVKNMM is encoded by the coding sequence ATGAAAGAGACCGTAATCAGTTTTATTTTCAGTGCCGTTTTTTTTGCTGTGTTCTGGGGTCTGGCAATGTGGTTCTGGCAATGGAAAAAAGCGCATGTCAAATTACCACGGGCAATCATAATTTCCGTGATTTCGGGGTTACTTTACGCCGTATTTCAGTTACTGGTTAAGAATATGATGTAA
- a CDS encoding YbhB/YbcL family Raf kinase inhibitor-like protein — protein sequence MMPSIIPRITGIAIMAIASTVASAATFHLSSPQTPGGHFLPAQTLSASYGFGCHGGNLSPEFQWSHPPAGTKSFALNIFDKDAPTGMGWIQWQVVNIPGNQLTLPTGFSHQPQNTANGILETRTDYGVAGYAGPCPPSGQLHHYVVTLTALKVAQLPGISAASTPAMVGYMVNANALGKTQLTITAQR from the coding sequence ATGATGCCATCGATCATCCCCCGCATTACTGGCATTGCTATTATGGCCATTGCCAGTACGGTAGCCAGCGCTGCCACCTTTCATCTGAGCAGTCCGCAGACTCCCGGTGGCCACTTCCTGCCGGCACAGACCCTGAGTGCCTCTTATGGTTTTGGTTGCCATGGAGGAAATCTGTCGCCGGAATTTCAGTGGAGCCATCCACCAGCTGGCACTAAAAGCTTTGCTCTGAACATCTTTGACAAAGATGCTCCTACCGGGATGGGGTGGATACAATGGCAGGTCGTCAATATTCCCGGCAATCAGTTAACACTGCCCACAGGATTTAGCCATCAGCCCCAGAATACTGCGAATGGAATACTTGAAACCCGCACGGATTATGGTGTTGCCGGTTATGCCGGGCCATGCCCGCCGTCTGGCCAGCTGCATCACTATGTTGTGACCTTAACGGCATTGAAAGTAGCGCAATTGCCGGGGATCTCTGCTGCATCAACACCGGCAATGGTTGGCTATATGGTGAACGCCAATGCTCTGGGTAAAACACAGCTGACAATCACGGCTCAGCGTTAA
- the yczR gene encoding MocR-like transcription factor YczR translates to MSSRRFGHQSLIQMLGHWQQTPSRIPLWQQLAAALRLLILDGRLVQGTRLPGEREMASGLNISRTTVSSALTQLRDQGFLQSRQGSGSQVVIPASSVAVPGTMSSGAQLDLSTASPVAGPEIHQAYSHAMELLPGHLQTSGYNQKGTLSLRESIARRYCQRGLPTTPDQVMVVNGAVSGLALILRLLAGPGDRVLVDHPTYPSALGAIRGASCQAVGVPLLSGRWDIAGLKATIAQTSPRLAYLIADYHNPTGYCMDEASRAEITAIAARTRTPLVIDETLAELWYHQPPPRPVAAFPDSEMVISLGSAAKSFWGGLRIGWIRASSSLITSLIQIRDSLDLGSPLLSQLATGWLLDNSDQFLPQRRAMLKQHRDTCQRLMQEYFPEWKTLTPPGGLSFWVELPGMQSTGFASRASDVGILLGTGTRFGLSGAFDRYLRMPFSADEQTLRQAFQRLQPLWATLPENSATAYSRQVF, encoded by the coding sequence ATGTCATCAAGACGGTTTGGCCATCAGTCACTGATTCAGATGCTTGGGCACTGGCAGCAGACGCCTTCCCGGATTCCTTTGTGGCAGCAGCTGGCTGCGGCATTGCGTTTGCTGATTCTTGATGGCCGGCTGGTGCAGGGAACCCGGCTACCCGGTGAGCGGGAAATGGCCTCTGGCCTGAATATTAGCCGTACCACGGTCAGCAGTGCGCTGACTCAACTGCGTGACCAGGGCTTTTTGCAAAGCCGTCAGGGAAGTGGCAGTCAGGTGGTGATCCCCGCCAGCAGTGTGGCTGTTCCCGGCACAATGTCGTCTGGTGCTCAACTGGATCTGTCAACCGCATCGCCGGTGGCTGGGCCGGAAATTCATCAGGCTTACAGCCATGCGATGGAGTTGTTGCCGGGCCATTTGCAGACCTCAGGTTATAACCAGAAAGGGACGCTGTCCCTGAGAGAATCTATTGCCCGGCGTTATTGTCAGCGAGGTCTGCCAACTACGCCGGATCAGGTTATGGTGGTTAACGGAGCCGTCAGCGGGCTGGCCCTGATTTTACGCTTGCTGGCAGGGCCGGGGGATCGGGTTTTGGTGGACCACCCGACCTATCCTTCAGCGCTGGGGGCCATTCGCGGAGCATCCTGTCAGGCGGTGGGAGTGCCTTTATTATCCGGGCGCTGGGATATTGCCGGGCTGAAAGCGACCATTGCCCAGACCTCACCCCGTCTGGCTTATCTGATTGCGGATTATCATAACCCGACGGGATATTGCATGGATGAGGCCAGCAGGGCTGAGATCACTGCAATTGCAGCCCGGACACGCACACCACTGGTGATTGATGAAACCCTGGCTGAACTTTGGTATCACCAGCCACCTCCCCGGCCGGTTGCAGCGTTTCCCGACAGTGAGATGGTTATCAGTCTGGGCTCTGCCGCTAAAAGTTTCTGGGGTGGGTTACGGATCGGCTGGATTCGGGCTTCATCTTCACTGATCACTTCTCTGATACAAATTCGGGATTCGCTGGATTTAGGCTCACCACTACTGAGCCAGCTGGCAACCGGATGGTTACTGGATAACAGTGATCAGTTTTTGCCACAGCGCCGTGCCATGCTGAAACAGCACCGTGATACCTGCCAGCGTCTGATGCAGGAATATTTCCCTGAGTGGAAGACTCTCACTCCGCCAGGCGGGCTCTCTTTCTGGGTTGAACTGCCGGGTATGCAGTCCACAGGATTTGCGTCGCGGGCCAGTGATGTCGGAATATTACTGGGAACCGGTACAAGATTTGGCCTGTCAGGGGCTTTTGACCGTTATCTGCGTATGCCTTTCAGCGCAGATGAGCAAACATTACGCCAGGCCTTTCAGCGACTACAGCCACTCTGGGCCACTCTGCCGGAGAACAGTGCGACAGCCTACAGCCGTCAGGTATTCTGA
- a CDS encoding MFS transporter gives MQPAITPQSGRSSAFASVVPGMAQAIIALDYAVMFVALPVITAQLHLSTAEAGGIMAVYGLCFAAFLLAGGAICDRMGARLTFSMAMGLFMLASVPGALAHQPEWLLAARALQGVAAAFMQPSILALMAGRFQGIAYRQALTIWSATGAAGLVAGVILGGILAQLYWPLIFLLNIPAGMLILWLVWRHFPAQPRSETRGLFTPGALVGSAAAGFTVLALLRLSSEGAPDYLLNRLAVVLAGLFLLNEKWSSRPLIGPELRQRVSFQASWLASACYMASAGSQFYLLTLLWQQYYDFSALQTGLLFVPLAVLIMAGNRVYRGLAGRYSMQQLLCLGFLLCAAGFYLQGSQALTQQSLWFVSGVILSGIGHGIVYPAIFSLGLSGVATDLQGRASAVIVTSQYLSGAITLAVLGLLLGKGHSASEWEQAFQWLTWAAVAGMVVAINAGKMVKAGEHSADS, from the coding sequence ATGCAACCTGCCATAACCCCGCAGTCCGGAAGATCATCGGCTTTTGCCAGCGTGGTCCCCGGTATGGCACAGGCGATTATTGCACTGGATTATGCAGTGATGTTCGTGGCTTTGCCGGTGATTACCGCACAACTGCATCTCAGCACCGCGGAAGCCGGGGGGATAATGGCGGTATACGGGCTCTGTTTTGCGGCTTTTTTGCTGGCGGGTGGCGCAATATGCGATCGGATGGGTGCAAGGTTGACGTTCAGCATGGCAATGGGACTGTTTATGCTGGCCTCAGTTCCCGGGGCGCTGGCTCATCAGCCTGAGTGGTTGCTGGCTGCCCGGGCATTACAGGGAGTTGCTGCTGCCTTTATGCAGCCGTCAATTCTGGCACTGATGGCAGGCCGTTTTCAGGGCATAGCGTACCGACAGGCGCTGACTATCTGGAGTGCCACCGGAGCAGCAGGGTTAGTGGCGGGCGTGATACTGGGTGGGATTCTGGCTCAATTGTACTGGCCACTGATATTTTTGCTGAATATCCCGGCCGGGATGCTGATCCTGTGGCTGGTGTGGCGACATTTTCCTGCGCAGCCGCGCTCTGAAACCCGTGGGCTGTTTACGCCAGGTGCATTAGTGGGTAGTGCCGCTGCAGGCTTTACTGTTCTGGCGTTACTGCGGCTAAGTAGCGAGGGTGCGCCGGATTATCTGCTGAACCGGCTAGCGGTAGTGTTGGCAGGGCTGTTTTTACTGAATGAAAAATGGTCTTCACGGCCGCTGATTGGCCCGGAGTTAAGGCAGCGGGTTTCGTTTCAGGCCAGCTGGCTGGCCAGTGCCTGTTATATGGCCAGTGCCGGCAGCCAGTTTTACCTGCTGACTCTGTTGTGGCAGCAATATTACGATTTCAGTGCGCTACAGACCGGACTGTTGTTTGTTCCACTGGCGGTGTTAATCATGGCGGGTAACCGTGTTTATCGTGGGCTAGCGGGCCGGTACAGCATGCAGCAGTTGTTGTGCCTGGGATTTTTATTATGTGCTGCAGGATTTTACCTGCAGGGCAGCCAGGCATTGACTCAGCAATCGCTATGGTTTGTGAGCGGGGTGATTCTGAGTGGTATCGGACATGGAATAGTCTACCCGGCGATATTCAGTCTGGGGCTAAGTGGTGTTGCTACGGATTTACAGGGCCGTGCCAGCGCGGTAATTGTCACCAGCCAGTATCTGAGCGGGGCAATCACTCTGGCGGTTCTCGGTCTCTTACTTGGCAAAGGACATAGCGCCAGCGAATGGGAGCAGGCTTTTCAATGGCTCACATGGGCCGCTGTCGCTGGCATGGTGGTGGCGATCAACGCGGGGAAAATGGTTAAGGCCGGGGAACACTCTGCGGACAGTTAG
- a CDS encoding helix-turn-helix domain-containing protein encodes MNTFTRDLIDWIEKNLEGKLTIDDVSAKAGYSKWHLQRMFRDDTGFQLASYIRYRKLNKAALILKMTDMPAVEISELLGFSSQQTFTRAFTRHFGSAPGQYRSSHEWHFRGMVARAHHHSDALPEAEIVTQGPDTIQGTSLSYYCDHNELEDIGYHHLHRERIVGEILAMRKGSLPGCMAEHFEPDPESGKVRFTLTFNTSPQGIIIRPPESGRFLRFQFSGTQQQFVDMQATIYQHVMPFRPEARRNGQDIFICQHKYQPDQPLPETFSGNYYIPVSPATKAEHDWLV; translated from the coding sequence ATGAATACGTTTACCCGTGATCTTATTGACTGGATTGAAAAAAATCTGGAAGGAAAACTCACTATCGATGATGTCTCGGCGAAAGCCGGTTACAGCAAATGGCATCTGCAACGTATGTTCAGGGATGATACCGGGTTTCAGCTGGCCTCTTATATCCGCTACCGGAAACTCAATAAAGCGGCGTTGATTTTGAAAATGACCGATATGCCAGCGGTCGAAATCAGCGAATTACTGGGATTCAGCTCACAACAGACATTTACCCGGGCGTTTACCCGCCATTTCGGTAGCGCTCCGGGACAATACCGTAGCAGCCACGAATGGCATTTTCGCGGTATGGTCGCCAGAGCACACCATCACAGTGATGCGCTGCCAGAAGCTGAAATTGTCACTCAGGGACCAGATACTATTCAGGGTACCAGTCTTAGCTATTACTGTGACCATAATGAACTTGAAGATATTGGTTACCATCATCTTCATCGTGAACGCATCGTCGGGGAAATTCTGGCGATGAGAAAAGGCTCACTGCCCGGATGCATGGCCGAGCATTTTGAACCTGACCCGGAGAGCGGTAAGGTCAGGTTTACGTTGACGTTTAATACTTCACCGCAGGGCATTATTATCAGGCCACCTGAGTCGGGCCGTTTTTTACGCTTTCAATTCTCCGGGACACAGCAACAGTTTGTAGATATGCAGGCGACCATTTACCAGCATGTCATGCCATTTCGCCCGGAAGCACGTCGTAACGGACAGGATATTTTTATCTGCCAGCACAAGTATCAACCCGACCAGCCATTACCAGAAACCTTCTCCGGTAATTATTATATCCCGGTATCTCCGGCGACTAAGGCAGAGCACGACTGGCTGGTATAG
- a CDS encoding Rid family hydrolase produces the protein MKNTDKVTISSGGAFESVFGYSRAVKAGNHLHISGTCASPDYEHNDAYQQTVAILKTISEVVAKAEMQMSDVVRTVVYVRDINDAQLVAKAHLETFGDIRPASTLVQVDSMLRTWQRVEIETYAIS, from the coding sequence ATGAAAAACACTGACAAAGTCACGATTTCTTCCGGCGGTGCATTCGAATCTGTATTCGGTTATTCAAGGGCAGTGAAAGCAGGTAATCATCTGCATATTTCAGGGACCTGCGCATCGCCAGATTATGAACACAACGATGCTTATCAGCAGACGGTAGCTATTTTGAAGACTATCAGTGAGGTAGTAGCTAAAGCCGAAATGCAAATGTCCGATGTGGTGCGTACAGTGGTGTATGTCAGAGATATTAACGATGCGCAGCTGGTGGCAAAAGCCCACCTGGAAACTTTCGGAGATATTCGTCCGGCGAGTACTTTAGTTCAGGTAGATTCTATGCTGCGGACCTGGCAACGGGTCGAAATTGAAACCTATGCAATAAGCTGA
- the yczE gene encoding membrane protein YczE — protein MLKRLLQLYVGLTLYGISCGMYMHTGLGADPWDVFHLGVAQTLSVNVGTVMIVTGALVLLLWIPLRQRPGLGTLSNVVVLGLAAAAALAIMPPLTSLTARWLMLAAAIVLNAIATVMYICAGFGPGPRDGLMTGLHRRTGWSLRLIRTSIEVTVLLIGWALGGNFGPGTIIYALAIGPMIQFFLPWFRQGSHLISPQKTG, from the coding sequence ATGCTGAAGAGATTGCTGCAACTCTATGTTGGCTTAACGCTGTACGGAATTTCCTGTGGTATGTATATGCACACCGGGCTGGGTGCCGATCCGTGGGATGTCTTTCATCTGGGTGTTGCACAAACCCTCTCCGTTAATGTCGGTACCGTGATGATCGTGACCGGAGCACTGGTACTGCTGCTGTGGATTCCGCTGCGCCAAAGACCGGGGTTGGGAACGCTGAGTAATGTGGTCGTCCTGGGACTGGCCGCTGCCGCTGCGCTGGCCATTATGCCACCACTGACCTCACTGACAGCCCGCTGGCTGATGCTGGCCGCCGCCATTGTACTGAATGCTATTGCCACGGTGATGTACATCTGTGCCGGATTTGGTCCCGGACCACGTGACGGGCTGATGACTGGTTTGCACCGTCGTACCGGCTGGTCACTGCGGCTGATCCGTACCTCGATTGAAGTCACTGTATTACTGATTGGCTGGGCTCTCGGTGGCAATTTCGGACCAGGTACCATTATTTATGCACTGGCTATCGGCCCGATGATTCAGTTCTTCCTGCCCTGGTTCAGACAAGGTAGCCATCTGATATCACCTCAGAAAACCGGATAG
- the proP gene encoding glycine betaine/L-proline transporter ProP — MTSTSTSNSTEKQKKHFWNKKQKELTVDDITIVDNDMLKRAVGAAALGNAMEWFDFGVFSYLAVTIGKVFFADASATAQLIATFGTFAAAFLVRPLGGLVFGPLGDRYGRQRILAITMIMMAIGTFCIGLIPSYNSIGIMAPLLLLAARLLQGFSTGGEYGGAATFIAEYSTDNRRGFMGSFLEFGTLGGYLLGAGLVTLLTSVMPAQTMLDWGWRIPFFIAAPLGLFGLYVRLKLEETPAFQQHMEKQEALEHSKPRLNLWQMLNKYRAQMLKCIGLVLLFNVSNYMLTSYMPSYLTGILGLSELSSLLLVMVVMFVMMPLTLFWGHWTDRVGRRPVIAGGAIGLLVLSIPCLMLIGSGSMWGVFAGLIILGVVHTCFSGTMPATLPALFTTDIRYSALAIGFNVSVSLFGGTTPLLTAWLVDKTHNVMIPAYYLMAAGVVGLITVFTLRETARKPLRGSTPAVATKAEALVLIKKLQRRKKNAEAQTPAQ; from the coding sequence ATGACGAGCACCAGCACCAGCAACAGCACCGAAAAACAGAAAAAACATTTCTGGAATAAAAAACAAAAAGAACTGACCGTCGATGATATTACTATCGTCGATAACGATATGCTGAAACGCGCCGTAGGTGCAGCAGCACTGGGCAACGCCATGGAATGGTTCGATTTTGGCGTATTCAGCTACCTGGCAGTGACTATCGGTAAAGTATTTTTTGCTGATGCCAGCGCCACCGCTCAGCTGATTGCTACCTTCGGTACTTTCGCGGCTGCTTTCCTGGTCCGCCCGTTGGGTGGGCTGGTATTTGGTCCGTTAGGTGACCGTTACGGACGCCAACGAATTCTGGCCATCACCATGATTATGATGGCTATCGGTACCTTCTGTATCGGGCTAATTCCCTCTTATAACAGCATCGGTATTATGGCACCGCTGTTACTGCTGGCTGCCCGTCTGTTACAGGGCTTCTCGACCGGTGGTGAATACGGTGGCGCGGCAACCTTTATTGCCGAATATTCTACCGATAACCGTCGCGGGTTTATGGGTAGTTTCCTGGAGTTTGGTACCCTGGGCGGATACCTGCTGGGGGCCGGTCTGGTCACGCTGCTGACTTCAGTGATGCCGGCACAAACGATGCTGGACTGGGGCTGGAGAATTCCTTTCTTTATTGCAGCACCACTGGGTCTGTTTGGGTTATATGTTCGTCTGAAACTGGAAGAAACTCCGGCTTTCCAGCAGCATATGGAAAAGCAGGAAGCTCTGGAACACAGCAAACCACGTCTGAATTTATGGCAGATGCTGAATAAATACCGCGCACAGATGCTGAAATGTATCGGGCTGGTATTACTGTTCAATGTTTCCAATTATATGCTGACTTCTTACATGCCAAGCTACCTGACCGGAATCCTTGGTCTGAGCGAATTAAGCAGCCTGTTGCTGGTGATGGTGGTGATGTTTGTGATGATGCCACTGACACTGTTCTGGGGACACTGGACTGACCGTGTTGGTCGCCGTCCTGTCATTGCCGGTGGAGCAATTGGTCTGCTGGTACTGTCAATTCCATGTCTGATGCTGATTGGTTCCGGAAGTATGTGGGGCGTGTTTGCCGGACTGATTATTCTTGGTGTGGTACATACCTGTTTCAGTGGAACTATGCCTGCTACTCTGCCGGCGCTGTTCACCACAGATATCCGTTACAGCGCACTGGCAATTGGCTTTAATGTTTCAGTATCACTGTTTGGTGGTACGACCCCGTTACTGACAGCATGGCTGGTAGATAAGACTCACAATGTGATGATTCCGGCTTATTATCTGATGGCTGCGGGTGTGGTGGGACTGATCACTGTATTCACCTTGCGTGAAACTGCACGTAAACCATTACGTGGTTCTACCCCTGCGGTAGCAACCAAAGCGGAAGCCCTGGTACTTATCAAAAAGCTACAACGCCGTAAGAAAAATGCGGAAGCTCAGACTCCTGCACAATAA
- a CDS encoding ATP phosphoribosyltransferase regulatory subunit — protein MPRKNRLFIEGLPHLVQLRGHNSQPLFQDSTDYQHCLGCLDKALQEYDIRLHAYSLTPARALLLLSAADKQQLGRFMQHLGRSYVPFYNQKYHRRGALWESRYDSCPLEASSYFLLVKKYVEQPAQELPWHSFDDQPATRITPHNEYLNLGSDDQQRRRNYQAFCRTPDSPAITLNIGYALEQNCLLATAGYSRPLEQTLQRRLRPRQSGRPRKHFNNPVVMWSQLENQAKALLDRYCYQEVRLSLLEQDAVLPAVRFSLQDNDCPVSHHSRLCNDGTESCLQLVSRHRQLQDASRLWYLGETFRHGDDQPRTLRQYHQLGVEAFGYQGTAIVLEQLQLQQTLFRQLGIDKHTELRINTPGTGQEFSDYCHRLRQWYQPLHYLLTPQQQQWSVENPVRLLQNIGNDPLLSRLNQQAPCATGFLSEHSRQQFTLLCQALNQLHIPYIHDHGLFSANHYNTLVFEWHNDMLEEHSLLSRGGCYDENASRIAGTPLSACGFTMMFDNLMQLLVRLQGTGVLSPPTDVVIIADQEKNRSAALILGRKLRQHFPQLSIINDCSSLRLPTRIRNALHQGARVILQVNEDDSALTLMTREPASEQQLPVSEVIAQLSRLMLVP, from the coding sequence ATGCCCAGAAAAAACCGTCTGTTTATTGAGGGGTTGCCCCACCTGGTACAGCTGCGAGGCCATAATTCTCAGCCATTATTCCAGGACAGTACCGATTATCAGCACTGCCTTGGCTGCCTTGATAAAGCGCTACAGGAATATGATATACGGCTGCACGCCTATTCACTGACACCCGCCCGTGCACTGTTGCTGCTAAGTGCAGCCGACAAGCAACAACTTGGCCGTTTTATGCAGCATCTGGGGCGCAGCTATGTGCCGTTTTATAACCAGAAATATCACCGCCGCGGGGCATTGTGGGAAAGTCGCTATGACAGTTGCCCACTCGAAGCCAGCAGCTATTTTCTGTTAGTAAAAAAATATGTAGAACAGCCGGCACAGGAGCTACCCTGGCACAGCTTTGACGATCAACCTGCCACAAGAATCACCCCCCACAACGAATACCTGAACCTTGGCAGTGATGATCAGCAGCGCCGTCGCAACTATCAGGCGTTTTGCCGCACCCCGGACAGCCCTGCCATTACCCTGAATATCGGTTATGCACTGGAGCAAAATTGCCTGCTGGCTACCGCTGGCTACAGCCGTCCACTGGAGCAAACCCTGCAGCGTCGCCTCAGACCACGCCAGTCCGGTCGCCCAAGAAAACATTTTAATAATCCGGTGGTGATGTGGAGTCAGCTGGAAAATCAGGCGAAAGCGCTGTTAGATCGCTACTGCTATCAGGAGGTCCGGTTGAGTTTGCTGGAACAGGATGCCGTGCTGCCAGCGGTACGCTTCTCTCTGCAGGATAATGATTGTCCGGTCAGCCACCATAGCCGGTTGTGCAATGACGGTACCGAAAGTTGCCTGCAACTGGTGTCCCGTCATCGTCAGCTACAGGATGCCAGCCGGCTCTGGTATCTCGGCGAGACATTTCGTCATGGCGATGATCAGCCCCGGACTCTGCGTCAGTACCACCAGCTGGGGGTAGAGGCATTTGGCTATCAGGGAACAGCTATTGTGCTGGAGCAGCTTCAGCTTCAGCAGACCCTGTTTCGCCAGTTGGGCATCGATAAGCACACTGAGTTACGTATCAATACCCCGGGTACCGGGCAGGAATTCAGTGATTACTGTCACCGTTTACGCCAGTGGTATCAGCCATTACATTACCTGCTGACGCCACAGCAGCAGCAATGGTCAGTCGAGAATCCGGTCCGTCTGTTGCAAAACATCGGGAATGATCCTCTGCTTAGTCGTCTCAACCAACAGGCCCCCTGCGCTACCGGGTTTCTTTCAGAGCACTCTCGCCAGCAATTTACCCTGCTATGCCAGGCGCTGAACCAACTGCATATCCCCTACATCCATGACCACGGACTATTTTCTGCTAACCATTACAATACCTTAGTCTTCGAATGGCATAACGATATGCTGGAAGAACACTCATTACTCAGCCGTGGCGGATGTTATGATGAAAATGCCAGCCGTATCGCTGGTACACCTTTATCGGCCTGTGGTTTCACAATGATGTTCGACAATCTGATGCAGTTACTGGTTAGATTACAGGGTACCGGAGTACTCAGCCCGCCCACGGATGTTGTGATCATTGCCGATCAGGAAAAAAATCGCTCCGCCGCCCTGATCCTTGGCAGAAAACTCCGTCAGCATTTCCCGCAACTCAGTATCATCAATGACTGCTCGTCACTGCGCCTGCCCACCCGAATCAGAAATGCTCTGCACCAGGGGGCCAGGGTTATTTTGCAGGTAAATGAAGACGACAGCGCACTGACTCTGATGACCCGCGAGCCGGCGAGCGAACAGCAACTTCCGGTCAGCGAGGTCATCGCACAGCTCAGCCGGTTAATGTTAGTGCCTTAG
- a CDS encoding LysR substrate-binding domain-containing protein gives MKPTRLPPLLSLRAFDAVARLASFKLAGQDIGVTPTAISHQIRILEEALQCRLFERSAKGVSLTHNGAILFRATSAAFSTLRLAVEEITSPGPRGAVTLSTTSNFMTHWLIPRLPSLQHSCPDLELHLHTSTTLADVSGSLADCAIRYSQHVNPTLANMLLYRDRFVLIASPALAITCNDDLQHQTLFHIDNRQIPQPSPDWKHWQQAFGPAELDIDSGIHFNDETHALQAAVAGQGVLIASELLARDALNKKILQAPLAQSLPGGEYYFVTSPEKQQWPEIQQLSGWLAKEFSAASSANNIK, from the coding sequence ATGAAACCGACCAGGCTTCCCCCGTTGCTCTCACTACGTGCTTTCGATGCGGTAGCCAGGCTCGCAAGTTTCAAGCTGGCTGGTCAGGATATTGGTGTGACACCCACAGCGATCAGCCACCAGATCCGCATTCTGGAAGAAGCTCTGCAATGCCGGTTGTTTGAGCGCTCTGCAAAAGGTGTTTCCCTGACTCATAACGGAGCCATACTGTTCCGTGCGACCTCTGCCGCCTTTTCGACGCTTCGGTTGGCGGTCGAAGAGATTACCTCGCCAGGCCCCCGGGGAGCGGTCACACTAAGTACGACTTCAAATTTCATGACTCACTGGCTGATCCCCCGGTTACCCTCTTTACAACACTCCTGTCCTGATCTCGAACTGCATCTGCACACCAGTACTACCCTGGCGGATGTCAGTGGTTCGCTGGCCGACTGCGCTATACGCTACAGCCAACATGTGAACCCGACCCTGGCTAATATGCTGCTGTACAGGGACCGTTTTGTGCTGATAGCCAGCCCCGCGCTGGCAATAACCTGCAATGACGACCTGCAGCACCAGACACTGTTTCATATAGATAACCGGCAAATACCTCAGCCTTCACCAGACTGGAAACACTGGCAACAGGCATTTGGCCCGGCAGAACTCGATATTGATTCAGGAATACACTTCAATGATGAAACTCACGCCTTGCAGGCAGCGGTTGCCGGTCAGGGAGTGTTAATTGCCAGCGAATTACTGGCCAGAGATGCGCTGAATAAGAAGATATTGCAGGCGCCTCTGGCGCAGAGTTTGCCGGGAGGGGAATATTATTTTGTGACCAGCCCGGAGAAACAGCAATGGCCGGAAATACAGCAGCTATCCGGCTGGTTGGCAAAGGAATTTTCGGCAGCGTCATCTGCGAATAATATTAAATAA